From one Solanum stenotomum isolate F172 chromosome 12, ASM1918654v1, whole genome shotgun sequence genomic stretch:
- the LOC125847912 gene encoding uncharacterized protein LOC125847912 — protein sequence MSHPTAAPLSRPPLSPPSSAAMSPLYKQKSWSPDTFRDEAWQRRKGTHGSCLKRRSKSVTDEDLDEIKACIELGFGFDSPEMDQRLSDTFPAYDMFYAVNKQYTDTLSKTSSVSSVISDCESTLPPVSPHTIVNPGDNPQAVKTRLRQWAQVVACVVRQSSY from the exons ATGTCACACCCCACCGCAGCTCCGCTATCAAGACCACCGCTCTCACCACCCTCGTCGGCGGCGATGTCTCCCTTGTACAAACAGAAATCTTGGTCACCGGACACGTTTCGCGATGAGGCGTGGCAGCGGCGGAAGGGTACCCATGGAAGCTGCCTCAAACGGCGAAGCAAGAGCGTTACCGATGAGGACCTTGATGAGATTAAGGCTTGTATTGAATTAGGGTTTGGATTTGACTCGCCAGAAATGGATCAACGATTGTCTGATACTTTTCCGGCCTATGACATGTTTTACGCCGTGAATAAACAATACACCGACACCCTTTCAAAGACTTCGTCAGTATCATCGGTCATCTCCGATTGCGAGTCAACCCTTCCTCCCGTTAGTCCCCACACCATTGTCAATCCAG GAGATAATCCACAGGCAGTGAAGACAAGGTTGCGGCAATGGGCACAGGTGGTTGCTTGTGTGGTGCGTCAATCTTCGTATTAA